The sequence GGTATAGACGTGATTGAGTGGGCAAATAGGGTTGAGGAGATGGGCGCAGGAGAAATCCTTTTAACAAGCATGGACTTTGACGGAACAAAGCTCGGGTTTGACCTTGAGCTGACAAGGGCTGTTGCTGAAGCAGTAAATATTCCAATTATAGCCTCAGGGGGAGTTGGTACTGTTGAGCATATATATGATGGACTTGTAAAGGGAAAGGCAGATGCAGCCCTGGCTGCTTCAATTTTCCATTACGGAGAATATACTGTACAGGAAGTAAAATCTTATTTAATGAAACTTGGAGTGGAGGTGAGACTGTAATGAAAGCAGAGGAATTAAGGTATGATGAAAATGGCTTAATACCTGCAATAATCCAGGATATTGAAAACAACGAAGTGCTGATGATGGCATATATGGATAAAACAGCCTTTGAGCTGACATTGAAAACAGGCAGGGCTCATTACTGGAGCAGATCAAGAAAAAAATACTGGATGAAGGGTGAATCATCAGGACATACGCAGGAGGTAAAGGAGATATATTTTGACTGTGACAAGGATACTCTACTTATAAAAATAAAACAGAATGTTGCAGCCTGCCACAATGGATACCGTTCCTGTTTTTACAGAAAAATGGATGCTAAAACAGGAGAGGTTGCAATAATCTGCAAAAAGATTTTTGATGAAAAAAAAGTCTACGAATAAAAAATTGAAATTCATTGGCCTTACCGGGGGCATATGCTGTGGAAAGACTGAAGTTGCAGAAATGTTCATAACCCTTGATGCA is a genomic window of Candidatus Schekmanbacteria bacterium RIFCSPLOWO2_02_FULL_38_14 containing:
- a CDS encoding phosphoribosyl-AMP cyclohydrolase encodes the protein MKAEELRYDENGLIPAIIQDIENNEVLMMAYMDKTAFELTLKTGRAHYWSRSRKKYWMKGESSGHTQEVKEIYFDCDKDTLLIKIKQNVAACHNGYRSCFYRKMDAKTGEVAIICKKIFDEKKVYE